Proteins from a genomic interval of Pseudomonas asplenii:
- the pssA gene encoding CDP-diacylglycerol--serine O-phosphatidyltransferase, translating into MSERPEEPNQAPDAESLLPIDEHVEEGHDAEGRKVRHRGIYLLPNLFTTANLFAGFYAIISAMSAQSAASAGDPAGASKYFAFSAIAIFVAMVLDGLDGRVARMTNTQSAFGAEYDSLSDMVAFGVAPALLAFGWALGDMGKVGWMVAFIYVAGAALRLARFNTQVGTADKRYFIGLASPAAAGVVAGTVWAFSDYGIQGSKMSFLVALLVAAAGMLMVSNIKYNSFKELDLKGRVPFVAILAVVLVFAVVFSDPPRILLLIFLAYAASGPIQYLLHLRRNK; encoded by the coding sequence ATGAGCGAACGTCCCGAAGAGCCGAACCAGGCTCCTGACGCCGAAAGCCTGCTGCCGATCGATGAACATGTCGAAGAAGGGCATGACGCCGAAGGCCGTAAGGTCCGGCATCGTGGTATCTATCTGCTGCCGAACCTCTTCACCACCGCGAACCTGTTCGCCGGCTTCTACGCCATCATCAGTGCAATGAGCGCACAGAGCGCCGCCAGCGCCGGTGATCCGGCCGGGGCGAGCAAGTATTTCGCATTTTCCGCGATTGCAATCTTCGTCGCCATGGTGCTGGATGGCCTGGACGGGCGGGTTGCCCGGATGACCAATACCCAGAGTGCCTTCGGTGCCGAATATGATTCGCTGTCCGATATGGTCGCGTTTGGTGTCGCTCCGGCGCTGCTGGCTTTTGGCTGGGCGCTGGGTGACATGGGCAAGGTCGGCTGGATGGTGGCCTTCATCTATGTAGCGGGCGCTGCCTTGCGTCTGGCGAGGTTCAACACCCAGGTCGGCACTGCCGACAAGCGCTACTTCATCGGTCTGGCCAGTCCGGCGGCTGCCGGTGTGGTGGCCGGTACGGTCTGGGCGTTCAGCGACTACGGTATCCAGGGTTCGAAGATGTCATTCCTGGTGGCCCTGCTGGTGGCGGCGGCCGGCATGCTGATGGTCAGCAATATCAAGTACAACAGCTTCAAGGAGCTGGACCTCAAGGGGCGCGTGCCGTTCGTGGCGATTCTCGCGGTGGTGCTGGTGTTTGCCGTGGTCTTCAGCGATCCGCCACGTATCCTGTTGCTGATCTTCCTCGCTTACGCGGCGTCGGGCCCGATTCAGTACTTGTTACACTTGCGCCGGAACAAGTGA
- the msrP gene encoding protein-methionine-sulfoxide reductase catalytic subunit MsrP has protein sequence MLIKLPKTSDSRESEVTPEALYLSRRSLLGGSLGALALGSLPRWASAGPAAHYADVEAGNAPAWFTGKLPDTRWGAITAGDESITPYKDATHYNNFYEFGTDKGDPAQNAGSLKTEPWSVVIDGEVGKPGRYALEDFMKPYQLEERIYRLRCVEAWSMVIPWIGFPISALLKQVEPTSKAKYIRFETLQDPKSMPGQRSGFALIDWPYVEGLRLDEAMNPLAILAVGMYGRELPNQNGAPLRLVVPWKYGFKSVKSIVRISLVEQQPKTTWQSIAADEYGFYANVNPTVDHPRWTQARERRLPSGLFSPNVRETQMFNGYAEEVASLYTGMDLRKNY, from the coding sequence ATGCTGATCAAGCTTCCCAAGACCTCTGACTCCCGGGAGTCGGAGGTCACTCCCGAGGCACTATATCTCTCTCGCCGCAGCCTGCTGGGCGGTTCGTTGGGTGCGTTGGCGCTCGGTAGCCTGCCGCGTTGGGCCAGTGCCGGGCCAGCCGCGCATTACGCCGATGTCGAGGCGGGAAACGCACCGGCCTGGTTTACCGGCAAGCTGCCGGATACCCGTTGGGGGGCGATCACGGCCGGGGATGAAAGCATTACCCCGTACAAGGATGCGACGCACTACAACAACTTCTATGAGTTCGGCACCGACAAGGGCGACCCGGCGCAGAATGCCGGGTCGTTGAAGACCGAGCCCTGGTCGGTGGTGATCGATGGTGAGGTCGGCAAGCCAGGGCGTTATGCCCTCGAAGACTTCATGAAGCCCTATCAGTTGGAAGAGCGGATCTATCGCTTGCGTTGCGTCGAGGCCTGGTCGATGGTGATCCCGTGGATAGGTTTTCCGATCTCGGCGTTGCTCAAGCAGGTCGAGCCGACCTCCAAGGCCAAGTACATTCGTTTCGAAACCCTGCAGGATCCCAAGAGCATGCCGGGGCAGCGTTCCGGTTTCGCCCTGATCGACTGGCCTTATGTCGAGGGGTTGCGCCTGGATGAAGCGATGAACCCCTTGGCGATTCTGGCCGTGGGCATGTATGGGCGGGAGTTGCCGAACCAGAATGGCGCGCCATTGCGTCTTGTCGTGCCGTGGAAATATGGCTTCAAGAGCGTCAAATCCATTGTGCGCATCAGTCTGGTGGAGCAGCAGCCGAAAACCACCTGGCAGAGCATTGCGGCGGATGAGTACGGCTTCTATGCCAACGTCAATCCGACGGTCGACCATCCGCGTTGGACTCAGGCCCGTGAACGGCGCCTGCCGAGCGGGCTGTTCAGTCCGAATGTGCGGGAGACGCAGATGTTCAATGGTTACGCCGAGGAGGTGGCTTCCTTGTATACCGGTATGGATCTGCGGAAGAACTATTGA
- the msrQ gene encoding protein-methionine-sulfoxide reductase heme-binding subunit MsrQ gives MRYLFWRLSVFVVVAIWPLLWLYQAWIFALGPDPGKVLVDRLGLGTLILLLITLGMTPLQKLSGWPGWIAVRRQLGLWCFAYVVLHLVAYLVFVLGLDWSQLGVELSKRPYIIVGALGFLGLLALSVTSNRYSQRRLGKTWKKLHRLAYVILGLGLLHMLWIVRADLKEWSVYAGIGALLLLLRIPVIARRIPRLAAKRPTTPSL, from the coding sequence ATGCGATATCTGTTCTGGCGCTTGAGTGTGTTTGTCGTCGTGGCGATTTGGCCGCTGCTGTGGCTGTATCAGGCCTGGATCTTTGCCCTTGGGCCGGATCCGGGCAAGGTGCTGGTTGATCGGTTGGGATTGGGGACATTGATTCTGTTGTTGATCACGCTGGGAATGACGCCGCTGCAGAAGTTGAGCGGTTGGCCTGGCTGGATAGCGGTGCGCCGGCAGTTGGGTCTCTGGTGTTTTGCCTATGTAGTGCTGCATCTGGTGGCGTATCTGGTCTTTGTGCTGGGGTTGGACTGGTCGCAGTTGGGCGTGGAGCTGAGCAAACGGCCCTACATCATTGTGGGTGCCTTGGGCTTTCTCGGTCTGTTGGCGCTTTCCGTTACGTCGAATCGCTATAGCCAGCGCCGTCTGGGCAAGACCTGGAAGAAGCTGCATCGCCTGGCCTATGTGATTCTGGGGCTGGGGCTGCTGCACATGCTGTGGATCGTGAGGGCGGATCTGAAGGAGTGGTCGGTATATGCCGGTATCGGTGCTTTGCTACTACTCTTGCGTATCCCGGTGATAGCGCGGCGGATTCCACGCCTTGCCGCAAAAAGACCGACAACCCCCTCCCTGTAG